A stretch of DNA from Pyxicephalus adspersus chromosome 5, UCB_Pads_2.0, whole genome shotgun sequence:
GGGTATTGCAATTTATCCTCTCCAGGGTCAGATGGTGTATTCTGACTTCAGCCAAATAATCTAAGGTTTTGTGTTGAAGAGCAGCAAGGTGCTGGGAGAGATGGCACTCATAATCAATGGTTCTTTTTACATTGGGGGATATAATTGCAAGTAGTTGTCTTGTCATATTTAGTGTCACAGGGCTACATTATAAGGTATATATTCTATTGCCTCCGCTAGTCAGTGGTTGTCGCATATCAGTGTTTATTTTCAGTTATCAATGGGTACAATGAAAACACCTGAGCTTAAACATCTGAATAGTTAGCCACAGATTTGTTTTGCAGATGCTGATTAATGGCTACAGTGAACGCTTCTCACCATATTGTCATCCTCAAATGtgaattttgtgtgtgtgtggtaatAGGGCAGAAGTGGGATTTTTCCACTGGGGTTTTCCTTTTTGCAGTTCTTGCACAAACAGGTCTTCTTTTGGAGTGTATtcctgttttctttacatttgtaaGGATCATTTTTCGGTAAATACCTTTATCTGTGAATTAGAGAACCCCTTCTCCACCTTTAAAGGTGGCACTTTGCATAGAGTTACTTGGCATTTTCTCCAAGCCTTTCTTCAGATGCATTCAGTAATCTTCTGCTATAACCCATAGCCAGTTTGATTAATTGAAGTCTATTGGGAGTCCCTTCTGTGTAAACTAACCCACTTGTATGATGAATTTTACTAGTTAGGGGTTAGGTAAGCAAAGAACAAGCAGTACTtgtcaaaatgtattgttttagcTTATGATGGAAAACTAAAATAgccttttagttttttaaagccTTCTTGGAATTACACCCAATTAAACTGATCTCTCTCAATGCAAGACCCTCGGCACTCGCATGTGTCATTGCATAGTTTTGCAAGCTCTTAAAATCCAGGTCACTCTGATATGCAAATCTCTGCATTTGCTGAAAGTCTTGATGGCTGATCCTCTGGGGTAGTGGGTgtcttgtataaaatatatttccctgGGTTTTGTTGTGCTCATGGAACATTAAAAAGTTGTGCACAGGTAGGAAggctttgcaattttttaatagaGGCTGACTTAGCTTCTTCCTCCATATACCTTTAGCTATGTGGCCACTTACAGCAAACATGGCCCGATTTTCTTGCATAGTGCTAATAAGATTTGAAAGATGCTTTACTTTAAATTAGACAAAACTCTACTTTCCTGTAGTAAATAGGGGCGATGTAATTACTTTGAGGTAGAGTAGTATAAGTAGGCTTTATTTAGAGAGTTGTGGCGACTTTTCCAAAAAAAGGTGGTTGGGTAATTTGCCCTGGCAAACAATACCAGACTTGTCTATACTCTACCTGCTGGCTTATCGTAATTTCACTGCCACAGGAAGAGTATTTAGTCGCTATTTGCCTACATAtactaaatgttcttttttcattaaGGTTATTATTCCTGAAGAGATGGAAGAGTTTATTTCAAGAATGTTGAAGAGAAAGCAAGATAAAAGAAGGCTAATGAAAAATTGTAAAGATCAGAAAAATTCATATGGGGGAAATTTGAACAGAAGATTGTTCAGATAGAAGCTGAACATGTTAAGGCTTTAATGAATTGGTTGAATTGGGGAAGAATACGTCaagttgaaaaatgaaaataatgaagaATGAAGAAAAGTTTAAATCAAGAGTGGCGTAGAATTAAAAGACTCTGGAAGAATGAATGGGTCCTAGGTTAAGTAAATGTATGGTTTATGTTCCAGTGTCTGTATGATCAAATTAATGCATTTGCATGATTTTAGTTAACCAAAAATTTGGTCATCTGGTACAAATTAGGGATATGTTAGTGGAAGGAGTGGGTTAAAAGCAGCATTTTGGATAGATAGTATTTTGGTAACCTAACCATTTATTTTCCAGGTTTATATATCCATTTGTGTTCGCTGTACCAAGGTAGGCATTTCTTAGGAGTTATccaatttttaaacattgtttgttCTGCTAGGCATCCCGGTCCCGTACCAAGTCTCCTGCTGAAAGCGCTGCCCGTGCAAAATCCGAAAGTCGCTCTCGTTCTCGCAGTGGATCAAAAGCTTCAAAGAGGTCGGAGTCCCATTCCCGATCAAGGTCAAAGTCTCGGTGAGTGTTTTAACAGGCTGTTTTTCTCCCTCCGAATTCACTTAGGCTTTAATATAAGCTGGTGACATGGCAGTGCAGAAGGAAATAAATCCCTTCTTGGGTTGTTTTGGAGATGCCCTGTAAAATGAAATCCACCCTGCAGCATGATGAAACTTTGAATGAGATTTGCTGGCAATGTTTACAGTTAAAAGGAgtactgcagaaaaaaactatacaaataaacaatatatgcaGTTATAGGTTTTTGACCAGATTACACATAAGGCAATGGTTCTGAAGCCTTGGTTCCTTGCAGTGCCTGAAAGCTTGTTTTGACATATTGACTTCTTGAGCAGTATGAAATCCTAATATGAACAGAAATCCCCCCCATGTACAGTTTAGCATTAGGTCAATTACCATTTTGATGCTGAAAAGTCAGTTGAGGGAATATCCTGGCATTTTACTGAATTAAGTGTAAGCTTGGCTTGAAGGGACAGAGGTTTAGTTTCAACAATTTGCATCCACAGTTTTACTGGGGCAGCCTGCATTTCACCATTTAATGTAGCATGTTGGCAAGACAGTGAAAACTTAATACCACCGATCCCTCAATGGAGCTGGACCTTTCCCCAGTCTAGTCCCACTCATCCTGAAATTCTTTGTCTTGGTGCCGGGCGCCATAATCTGTCTTCTCCTTCAGCCATCATGATATGTCGCCCGATCTCTCACTGTGCaggtgagagatcaggtgacatcCTGCTGCGTTTTGGTGAAAAGAGAGCTAATcatactgcacatgcatgagattggaaTCTCCTTCCTCTTGATGGGAAAAAATGCCCACTTAGGAAAGAGGCAAACAAGCCTCCCCGGATGTGTGActtgggtatcccaggaggctctgtgctcccatttagtcTGTCGCCAcagcaaatttttacttttatatagatAAGAATTGTCTaggttgagtttaggtccgctttagtgCATTTGGGCTGGCATTACGCTACAGCTGTCCACATTAATTACTCCAGATGGCCAGCTTTATTCCTTCAGGTCTTCTCCCCTCCCAATCACCAAGTAATGAGGGCAGCATGTATCTTATGCCTGACCAAAATGGTCCGTCTTTTTGTCTGTATCAGTTCAGTAGCAGTCTCTCTGCCCCATCTGCAGTTGACTGCTTAGTAACGCAAGTTTGTTTATGGACACATTGATCTCCTTCGCCTGCATTTACCAACGGTCGCCAGtttgctgtttttatatatttctttctcaTTGATTAGCTGCCACAGCTGGAAGGACATCAGTAGTGTTCGGTtgttcttgggtggttactgaaaagttgggtctcaAGGCAGGGGCTGCCACTCCTTACAACttcttccacccagcttaaaataatttctggggagaatactaaaCGTCTATATTGGGACGGTGGGAATTGTACAGTACCAATGGTAGTACTCCTCACCCCTTCCACTGTTCAGAGTAAGTTTTAGTGGTTTCCTGGACACCAATTTTTGTTCTAAGTAAAGCCACTGCTTTAAAAGCCCTGGAGGAAGCAAAGTTCTGCAGTTTGTTCTTGCTGGAAATAAGTGAGCGAGTATGACAACAGCCAGAAACACTACACTTTCCTACATATACTAGTTCTGTGTACCTATGAATGCCTTTCCTGCATGTGCTATTTGTAATCATTCTTTCAGATTCCCCCATTTTTTGAGGAGAAAAGTGACCTAACAGCAGTAATAGTTATTTTATAGTGTTCTGACCAGATGGTCTAATTGGTGGTTAATCTATGAAGTCATATGACAGCCTGTCTTATCTGCAATTGTTTTTTGCAGCATTATGCTGAAATAGAATGCAACACATCataggctgcaaaaaaaaaaaaagatgcagtgtGGAGTTTTTGTAGGGCTAACTTGTTTGGTTGAGGACAGGAAACATTCCTTCATAAGTCTCAAGTTTTATCTTCTAAGtaagtggtccccaaacttttggtgctcatgtcatttaaaggggaaaaaacttccccctcagtgatgtcatgatgccagaacccgcccactcccatcacagatctgggcctgggttggggacccctgttctaAATGATAGCTTGAAGTGTGGGCAAATGTAGAAAGTCTCTTGCAATTCTCCATAGAGATCTTTACATGTTTGCTGTTTCCAGATCACGGTCCAGGAGACGTTCCCACAGAAGATATTCCCGTTCCAGGTCTCGATCCCGCTCACACAAGAGACGATCTAAGAGCAGATCATACACTCCAGaatataggaggaggaggagccggAGCCACTCTCCAATGTCTAATAGGAGGCGCCATAATGGTAGTCGGgtaggttttgttttattaagcttCATTTActcgttttaattttttattttttactttaacttacattttactttgcttttcttAGGCAAACCCAGATCCAAACACTTGTGTTGGAGTCTTCGGCTTAAGCTTGTATACAACAGAGAGAGATCTGAGGGAGGTGTTTTCACGTTACGGCCCCCTTTCTGGTGTCAATGTAGTGTATGATCAACGGACTGGACGTTCAAGAGGATTTGCGTTTGTCTATTTTGAACGAATTGATGATTCCAAAGCGGTAATTAAGTATTTGATTTATATAGCATGAACATACTATATCTGTAGCTTTTCACACCTCCAAAAGAGTTTACAGTGAGGTTTCTTTTTAAGTCTTTGAAGTCAGTAGCTCTACTTTCAAGGGCTTGTTGCCAAAACGTTCTGTATTAAATTGATTCCATTTTGCTAACCAATATTGCCACCTCTGGGCAATGATGAAAACTGCAATTAAAAGCAGCTAAAATTGGGGGAACTTGCTTTGCAGTCTTGATGATCAATGACATTTGATGTAGCGACAGGGGGAGGAGCAGCAGGGGGCATTTTGTAGGAAGAATTTGACATATTCaagaatgttttttctatttcctgTAATTTCAGTGAGGGTATTACAATTAGAAGCAAAGTGTTTTGGAGACATATTTTCTGAACACTATATTGAACAAATTTTGTAAAGTTGCATGTTTTGTAAAGGAATGTCTGCAATCTGTCTTGTACACACAAGTATAATTACATTCTGTAATCTGGCACAaacaaaagtttacttttcttGAATACAATAAGTAAGCAAGTTCATTATAACCATTTGCATAGCCTGGCTAATCAAGCCTGCACCAATATCCCAGTGTGCCTAATTTTGTTAAATCCTTGACTAGCATTTAACTATTCTTTGTAACTTAAGACTTGTTTGTGGTATCTGTGCATGACTGTCAAATTGGCAAATAACTTAATGCAGTTTACATTttggctttgatttttttttttttttccaggcaatgGAACATGCAAATGGTATGGAATTGGATGGCCGCCGGATTCGTGTTGACTATTCAATAACCAAGCGAGCGCACACCCCAACTCCAGGCATCTATATGGGACGACCCACACAGTGAGTTTTCTTCCttctgcaatttttaaataaaccaaataaagcTATGCTTTTTCCAGACTACATAGtagcattttctgttttatctaaAATTTATCATCTTGCTATTTATTGTCATGTTTGGTAATGCATGTGACACATTCTACATGCTCTATGAAGGACATCTGAATGAACCTTCAAAATGCACATGCGCAGCACACATTGTCTTGTGCTTCAAGCGGCATACATTAACACACAAATAAAACGTCTGCAAAGACAGAAGCCCAGCGTTTTTGTAATCGGCCTAACACAACTTTTAAGCAGGCATATACCATTAGACCCAAGTGTGCCTTCTCTAGTATGCTGAAATTTATAAAGATTATCATAGTGCTCCTATACAGTACTTCAGATCACCATGGGGACTCCTTCACAAATTTTTAGTTTTACCTTTAAATTCCAAAGGGCGTTTGGCACATTTGTTTGGAAATGGTGGTAGCCCCaagtgactcggggtaaaaaaaataaaaaaacatctgaaagCTGTATCCCCGAGCCGCCTTTGTGgtagctaaaacataaaaaaatacttaccgaGTCTCATCGGCaccctccagtgtcctgcctgtttgatcccatcctcgggccgcgtcctcCTCTGATCTGTTCCTGGCTAGTGTGCTAACGTTCCTGGTGACGTCTGTGCATGCAAAGGAGtgtggtgggaaatttaaattattttgtattgatgccaatacaaagtaatatagAAATAAACTGTTGCTCTGCTCCACTGGCACCAGAAAATACACCATGTTCAAacttgctttatatttttaacagtAACAGTGGACGTCGTAGAGATTATTATGACAGAGGATATGAGCGAAGCTATGATAGATATGAGGAATATGACTACAGATACAGGTATGTTTGTGCTTAATCAGCTCTCACTTAATTTTAGTAAAAGGATCCATAAGTGTTAACTGGAAGCCTT
This window harbors:
- the TRA2A gene encoding transformer-2 protein homolog alpha yields the protein MSDAEGNTVEKRASRSRTKSPAESAARAKSESRSRSRSGSKASKRSESHSRSRSKSRSRSRRRSHRRYSRSRSRSRSHKRRSKSRSYTPEYRRRRSRSHSPMSNRRRHNGSRANPDPNTCVGVFGLSLYTTERDLREVFSRYGPLSGVNVVYDQRTGRSRGFAFVYFERIDDSKAAMEHANGMELDGRRIRVDYSITKRAHTPTPGIYMGRPTHNSGRRRDYYDRGYERSYDRYEEYDYRYSRRRSPSPYYSRYRSRSRSRSYSPRRY